From the Mastacembelus armatus chromosome 14, fMasArm1.2, whole genome shotgun sequence genome, one window contains:
- the cldn2 gene encoding claudin-2 yields MASAALELMGFFLGLLGMLGTLVITVLPYWQTSAHVGSNIVTAVSNMRGLWMDCVYQSTGAFQCEVYNSMLALPSDMQASRALMVISVVLSILAIAMAVLGMQCTVCLEGSGPVKSRVAGAGGGLFLAAGFLALIPVAWTTHEVIQTFYRPDIPASMKYELGECLYVGLASALISILGGGMLCVSCCEEQDGGRGRHHGGGYPYPVGGGVMGTGVRTTSQTYPNPSLQVGGINTASRGQTLIRNNTGSSQSTTREVQGTKKPAAEGYDITGYV; encoded by the coding sequence ATGGCATCAGCAGCTCTGGAGCTCATGGGCTTCTTCCTGGGCCTGCTGGGgatgctgggtactctggtCATCACAGTGCTACCATACTGGCAGACTTCTGCCCATGTCGGCTCAAACATTGTCACAGCTGTGAGCAACATGAGGGGCCTCTGGATGGATTGTGTCTACCAGAGCACCGGGGCTTTCCAGTGCGAGGTCTACAATTCCATGCTGGCCCTGCCGTCCGACATGCAGGCCTCTCGTGCCCTCATGGTGATCTCAGTGGTGCTGTCAATCCTCGCCATTGCCATGGCTGTTCTGGGGATGCAGTGTACCGTGTGCCTGGAGGGCTCTGGTCCAGTTAAAAGTCGTGTTGCCGGTGCTGGTGGTGGCTTATTCCTTGCTGCAGGCTTCCTCGCACTGATTCCTGTGGCATGGACCACACATGAAGTGATCCAGACCTTTTACCGTCCAGACATACCTGCTAGTATGAAGTATGAGCTGGGGGAGTGCCTGTATGTTGGCCTTGCCTCCGCACTCATCTCCATACTGGGTGGAGGGATGCTGTGTGTCTCATGCTGTGAGGAGCAGGATGGTGGCCGTGGGAGACACCACGGTGGAGGGTATCCATATCCAGTGGGAGGTGGTGTGATGGGCACAGGGGTACGAACGACCTCACAGACTTACCCCAACCCCTCCCTGCAGGTAGGGGGCATCAACACAGCCAGCAGGGGGCAGACACTCATCCGCAATAACACTGGCAGCTCCCAGTCGACTACGCGTGAAGTCCAGGGAACTAAGAAGCCCGCTGCAGAGGGATACGACATCACAGGATATGTTTAA